From the Sphingomonas suaedae genome, one window contains:
- a CDS encoding EI24 domain-containing protein — protein MIQALLLSIGQLGDKRIVAVFLKSMLVTLALFAALGAALWFGVQYLVAHTFAASESMASLAAATAILIALLGAWLLFRVVAIAVIGIFADEVVHAVEAKHYPERFSTARDLSFARSAAMGLKSAGRAVLANIVFSPVYLLLLVTGIGTPIAFFLVNSWLLGRDLGDMVAVRHMPARDVRHWRDTTRVTRFATGAAGTGLFFIPFVNLIAPIVGAAMATHLFHRRKTK, from the coding sequence ATGATCCAGGCGTTGCTCCTTTCGATCGGCCAGCTCGGCGACAAGCGGATCGTCGCGGTGTTCCTCAAATCGATGCTGGTCACCCTCGCACTCTTCGCGGCGCTGGGCGCAGCATTGTGGTTCGGGGTCCAGTATCTCGTCGCGCACACTTTCGCGGCGAGCGAGAGCATGGCCAGCCTTGCCGCCGCGACCGCCATCCTGATCGCGCTGCTTGGCGCTTGGCTATTGTTTCGCGTCGTCGCCATCGCGGTGATCGGGATATTCGCGGACGAGGTGGTCCATGCGGTCGAGGCGAAACATTATCCCGAGCGTTTTTCTACCGCGCGCGACCTCAGCTTCGCGCGATCGGCAGCGATGGGACTCAAGTCCGCCGGCCGCGCAGTGCTGGCCAATATCGTCTTTTCGCCCGTCTATCTGTTGCTGCTCGTAACCGGCATCGGCACGCCGATCGCCTTTTTCCTGGTCAACAGCTGGCTGCTGGGGCGGGACCTTGGCGATATGGTGGCGGTACGGCACATGCCCGCGCGCGACGTACGTCACTGGCGCGACACCACCCGCGTGACCCGCTTCGCAACCGGGGCGGCAGGGACCGGGCTGTTCTTCATCCCGTTCGTCAACCTGATCGCGCCGATCGTCGGTGCGGCGATGGCGACGCATCTGTTCCATCGGAGAAAGACCAAGTGA
- the queG gene encoding tRNA epoxyqueuosine(34) reductase QueG, with protein sequence MLTRPIEGRIRDKAAELGFAACGFARADAAPLAGKRLREWLAEGRHGDMIWMEERAHHRESPAGLWPEVRSVIALGMSYAPALDPLALAEAAGKGRISVYAQGADYHDVVKKALKALGRWLAQEAGCDLKVFVDTAPVMEKPLAEAAGLGWQGKHTNLVSRDHGSWLFLGAIYTTLELVPDHAGRDLCGSCDACQRACPTDAFPSPYTLDARRCISYLTIEHKGPIPEEFREGIGNRIYGCDDCLAVCPWNKFAQAAAANRAFSPRAELTAPDLADLLALDDAGFRQVFSGSPIKRIGRNRMVRNCLIAAGNSGDARLIAPVAALADDPDPVIREAADWALARLGG encoded by the coding sequence ATGCTGACCCGTCCAATCGAAGGCCGAATTCGCGATAAAGCGGCGGAACTGGGGTTTGCCGCGTGCGGCTTCGCGCGTGCCGACGCGGCGCCGCTGGCGGGAAAGCGGCTGCGCGAATGGCTCGCCGAGGGGCGTCATGGCGACATGATCTGGATGGAGGAGCGCGCGCACCATCGCGAGAGTCCCGCTGGCCTCTGGCCCGAAGTGCGCAGCGTGATCGCGCTGGGGATGAGCTATGCGCCCGCGCTCGATCCGCTCGCACTTGCCGAGGCGGCGGGGAAGGGGCGCATCTCGGTCTATGCGCAGGGCGCCGACTATCACGATGTAGTCAAGAAGGCGCTCAAGGCGCTCGGTCGCTGGCTGGCGCAGGAAGCGGGCTGCGATCTCAAGGTGTTCGTCGACACCGCGCCGGTGATGGAAAAGCCGCTGGCGGAGGCGGCGGGGCTGGGGTGGCAGGGCAAGCACACCAATCTGGTGAGCCGCGACCATGGCAGCTGGCTGTTCCTGGGTGCGATCTACACGACGCTGGAGCTGGTCCCCGACCATGCCGGACGCGATCTGTGCGGATCGTGCGACGCGTGCCAGCGCGCCTGCCCGACCGACGCATTTCCCTCGCCCTACACGCTCGATGCGCGGCGCTGCATCTCCTACCTGACGATCGAGCATAAGGGGCCGATTCCCGAGGAATTTCGCGAAGGGATCGGCAACCGCATCTATGGCTGCGATGATTGCCTGGCGGTCTGTCCCTGGAACAAGTTCGCACAGGCCGCCGCCGCCAACCGCGCCTTTTCCCCGCGCGCCGAACTGACCGCGCCCGACCTTGCCGACCTCCTCGCGCTCGACGATGCCGGGTTTCGACAGGTGTTTTCCGGCTCCCCGATCAAGCGGATCGGGCGCAACCGCATGGTCCGCAATTGCCTGATCGCGGCGGGGAACAGCGGTGACGCCCGGCTGATCGCGCCGGTCGCGGCGCTGGCGGACGACCCCGATCCGGTGATACGGGAGGCAGCGGACTGGGCGCTTGCGCGGCTCGGCGGATAG
- a CDS encoding ABC transporter ATP-binding protein: protein MLRTDLAVTASGLVKRFGDRRVVDGVDIAVPTGMIYGVLGPNGAGKTTTLRMLLGIIEPDEGERTLLGNDSPRDVSDRVGYLPEERGLYPSMKATQAIAFMGALRGLDWKTGRKRAAELMEAAGLGHATDLKIRKLSKGMAQLVQLLGSVVHQPDLLVLDEPFSGLDPVNQERLEKLILAERDRGATILFSTHVMAHAERLCDRLTIIAGGKVRFEGSMADARATMPHKAHYVPHHPADGIAALLPADATPDGGGGWRFTMPDEGIETLLVKLIDAGYGISGLSIERPSLHDVFVRIVGEQALQQAADA from the coding sequence ATGTTGCGTACAGATCTGGCGGTCACCGCCTCCGGCCTCGTCAAACGCTTCGGCGACCGGCGCGTCGTCGATGGCGTGGACATCGCGGTCCCGACCGGCATGATCTATGGCGTGCTCGGCCCCAATGGCGCGGGCAAGACGACGACCTTGCGGATGCTGCTCGGCATTATCGAGCCGGACGAGGGCGAGCGCACGCTGCTCGGCAACGATTCGCCGCGCGACGTGAGCGACCGGGTCGGCTATCTCCCGGAGGAACGCGGCCTGTATCCCAGCATGAAGGCGACCCAGGCGATCGCCTTCATGGGCGCACTGCGCGGGCTGGACTGGAAAACGGGGCGCAAGCGCGCCGCCGAACTGATGGAGGCGGCGGGTCTGGGCCACGCCACCGACCTCAAGATTCGCAAACTCTCAAAGGGGATGGCGCAACTCGTCCAGCTGCTCGGCTCGGTCGTCCACCAGCCCGACCTGCTCGTCCTCGACGAACCCTTTTCGGGGCTCGACCCGGTCAATCAGGAGCGGCTGGAAAAGCTGATTCTGGCCGAGCGCGATCGCGGTGCAACGATCCTGTTTTCGACGCACGTCATGGCCCATGCCGAGCGATTGTGCGACCGGTTGACGATCATCGCGGGGGGCAAGGTGCGGTTCGAGGGCAGCATGGCCGATGCGCGCGCGACCATGCCGCACAAGGCGCATTATGTACCGCATCACCCCGCCGACGGCATCGCCGCGCTGCTGCCCGCCGACGCCACGCCCGATGGCGGCGGCGGATGGCGCTTCACCATGCCCGATGAGGGGATCGAGACGTTGCTGGTCAAGCTGATCGACGCCGGATACGGCATTTCGGGGCTCTCGATCGAGCGCCCCTCGCTCCACGACGTGTTCGTGCGGATCGTCGGCGAACAGGCCCTTCAGCAGGCGGCGGACGCATGA
- a CDS encoding ABC transporter permease, with protein sequence MSNFARLTRQTMTIARRDFVATVFTPTFLLFLLAPLMMLAFGTIGGLGAATMAKSGDDKARMVILASGPRAASAIAIDRDLRRIYRTSERPPMLIVEAPGSNPAQQARALFGRKDIEASAVLYGSLEKPQILYSGTGAHTADYLAQVAEQILRAERAGTSAPLVEPTKIAIARTGTSVSGQGQAAFFTVFALFIVSLMLAGQVVGTMAEERSNKVIEILAAAVPLESVFFGKLLGMFGVALLFLLFWGTVVVNVGAFLPGKLAVAFADVGPAVGTSAYVLLFLAYFVMAYMLLGAVFLGLGAQASTQRELQMMSLPITIFQVAMFGFASAAAASPDSWVATAAELFPFSSPFAMAARAANSPELWRHILALAWQAMWVIITVTIAARLFRRGVLQSGSPKLRRKKKAVAAEA encoded by the coding sequence ATGAGCAACTTTGCCAGACTGACCCGTCAGACCATGACCATCGCCCGCCGCGACTTCGTCGCGACGGTGTTCACGCCGACGTTCCTGCTGTTCCTGCTGGCGCCGCTGATGATGCTTGCCTTTGGCACGATCGGCGGCCTGGGTGCCGCGACCATGGCCAAGAGCGGCGATGACAAGGCGCGGATGGTGATCCTGGCCAGCGGACCACGCGCTGCCTCAGCCATTGCGATCGACCGCGACCTGCGCCGCATCTATCGCACCAGCGAGCGTCCCCCGATGCTGATCGTCGAGGCGCCGGGCAGCAACCCCGCGCAACAGGCGCGCGCGCTGTTCGGTCGCAAGGATATCGAGGCCTCGGCAGTCCTCTATGGCAGCCTCGAAAAACCTCAGATTCTCTACAGCGGCACCGGCGCGCACACCGCGGACTATCTCGCTCAGGTCGCCGAACAGATATTGCGCGCCGAACGCGCGGGCACGTCCGCCCCGCTCGTCGAACCGACCAAGATCGCGATCGCGCGCACTGGCACATCGGTCAGCGGTCAGGGCCAGGCGGCGTTCTTCACCGTCTTCGCGCTGTTCATCGTCTCGCTGATGCTCGCAGGGCAGGTGGTCGGCACGATGGCGGAGGAGCGGTCCAACAAAGTCATCGAAATCCTCGCCGCCGCGGTGCCGCTGGAAAGCGTGTTCTTCGGCAAGCTGCTCGGCATGTTCGGCGTCGCGCTGCTGTTCCTGTTGTTCTGGGGAACAGTGGTGGTCAATGTCGGCGCGTTCCTGCCCGGCAAGCTCGCGGTCGCCTTTGCCGATGTCGGCCCGGCGGTGGGCACGTCCGCCTATGTCCTGCTGTTCCTCGCCTATTTCGTCATGGCCTATATGTTGCTCGGCGCGGTGTTCCTGGGGCTCGGCGCGCAGGCGAGCACGCAGCGCGAGTTGCAGATGATGTCGCTGCCGATCACCATCTTTCAGGTCGCAATGTTCGGCTTCGCCTCCGCTGCCGCCGCCAGCCCGGACAGCTGGGTCGCAACCGCAGCAGAGCTGTTCCCGTTCAGCTCGCCCTTCGCGATGGCGGCGCGCGCGGCAAACTCGCCCGAATTGTGGCGACATATCCTCGCGCTCGCCTGGCAAGCGATGTGGGTCATCATCACCGTGACCATCGCCGCGCGGCTGTTCCGCCGCGGGGTGCTGCAATCGGGCAGTCCGAAGCTCCGGCGCAAGAAGAAGGCGGTGGCGGCAGAAGCCTGA
- the purT gene encoding formate-dependent phosphoribosylglycinamide formyltransferase, with protein sequence MTYIAKILLLGSGELGREFVISAKRLGAQVIACDAYPNAPAMQVADGHEVFSMLDAAALRVAIDRHRPDLVVPEIEAIRTEILAEVEALGVTVVPSARATMMTMNRDAIREVAAVELGLRTSRYLYAESLEEVRAGADHTGLPCVIKPVMSSSGKGQTTVREASGLEAAWDYAVANMRGDRRRVIVEEFVDFDYEITLLTVRTRTGVIFCPPIGHRQERGDYRESWQPAAMTPAAIAAAQDMARKVVDDLGGYGLFGVEFFVKGEEVIFSELSPRPHDTGMVTLISQNLTEFDLHARAILGLPVPEPVLRGPSASAVILADRDSEAPGYEGLAEALAVPGGEVDVRIFAKPTTRPYRRMGVALALAGDTDAARRIAAEAAGKVRIVYR encoded by the coding sequence ATGACCTATATTGCAAAAATCCTCCTGCTGGGCTCCGGTGAACTGGGTCGTGAATTCGTCATCTCGGCCAAGCGGCTGGGGGCGCAGGTAATCGCGTGCGACGCCTACCCGAACGCGCCGGCGATGCAGGTGGCGGACGGGCATGAGGTGTTTTCGATGCTCGATGCCGCCGCGCTGCGCGTCGCGATCGATCGACACAGGCCCGATCTTGTGGTGCCCGAAATCGAGGCGATTCGAACCGAGATATTGGCGGAGGTCGAGGCGCTGGGCGTGACGGTCGTGCCGTCCGCGCGTGCGACGATGATGACGATGAACCGCGATGCGATCCGCGAGGTTGCGGCGGTCGAGCTGGGGCTGCGCACCTCGCGCTATCTTTATGCCGAGAGTCTGGAAGAGGTGCGCGCGGGAGCGGATCACACGGGTTTGCCGTGCGTCATCAAGCCGGTGATGTCCTCATCCGGCAAGGGGCAGACGACCGTGCGCGAGGCGTCGGGTCTTGAGGCCGCATGGGACTATGCTGTCGCCAATATGCGTGGCGATCGGCGGCGGGTGATTGTCGAGGAATTTGTCGATTTCGATTACGAGATCACGCTGCTGACCGTGCGGACGCGCACTGGAGTGATTTTTTGCCCGCCGATCGGCCACCGGCAGGAGCGGGGCGACTATCGGGAAAGCTGGCAGCCTGCGGCGATGACCCCGGCGGCGATCGCGGCAGCGCAGGATATGGCGCGCAAGGTGGTCGATGATCTGGGCGGCTATGGGCTGTTCGGGGTCGAGTTCTTCGTAAAGGGCGAGGAGGTGATCTTCTCCGAGCTGTCACCGCGACCGCACGACACCGGGATGGTCACGTTGATTTCGCAAAATCTGACAGAGTTCGATCTGCACGCGCGCGCGATCCTGGGGCTGCCGGTGCCCGAACCGGTGCTGCGCGGGCCGTCGGCGTCGGCGGTGATCCTCGCCGATCGGGACAGCGAGGCGCCGGGCTATGAAGGGCTGGCCGAGGCGCTGGCCGTGCCGGGCGGCGAGGTCGATGTGCGGATTTTCGCCAAGCCGACGACGCGCCCCTATCGGCGGATGGGGGTCGCGCTGGCGCTGGCCGGAGACACCGACGCCGCTCGGCGGATCGCGGCCGAAGCGGCGGGGAAGGTTCGGATCGTCTATCGCTGA
- a CDS encoding methyl-accepting chemotaxis protein: protein MMHWFEAEAPIRKKTAVAFGILVGLIALSALIALVRGDWVAAATNTVIAALAGGLSLRFRTAICDPYVNTVVRMEALAAGDLDSPIAYTDYQDCVGRMTRAMFTFRDTAKAQIESAAEQAAVVATLRSSLDSLTRGDFTADIHADFPPAYVELKNNFNAALTSLRGLIGSVMESTSAITTGSTEIAQASEDLARRTEANAASLEQTSAAVSQIEGRLKSTAGAAERTVTRADGAIQSIATGRVTTGEAVQAMTRVSDSAKGIDSVIEGLDKIAFQTRVLAMNAAVEAGRAGEAGRGFAVVADLVSALAMRAEEEAGRARDQLTATQSDIGAAVEMVQKVDVAFADISDDVGEVHVLLAEMASANEAQASAITEISGAIGAMDQATQQNAAMVEETSAAARSLTNEVGTLAAQASQFNVGQAGSAPRVPPAPRSVRVNARDSAATRHWDRPEAFVDADGWATL, encoded by the coding sequence ATGATGCACTGGTTCGAGGCCGAAGCGCCGATCCGCAAGAAGACGGCGGTCGCGTTCGGAATTCTGGTCGGGCTGATCGCGCTCAGCGCACTGATCGCGCTCGTTCGCGGCGATTGGGTTGCGGCCGCGACCAATACCGTGATCGCCGCGCTTGCCGGCGGTCTCAGCCTCCGCTTCCGCACCGCGATCTGCGACCCCTATGTCAACACCGTCGTGCGCATGGAGGCGCTGGCCGCCGGCGATCTCGACAGCCCGATCGCCTATACCGACTATCAGGATTGCGTGGGCCGCATGACCCGCGCGATGTTCACCTTCCGCGACACCGCCAAGGCCCAGATCGAAAGCGCCGCCGAGCAGGCCGCAGTTGTCGCCACGTTGCGGTCGAGTCTCGACTCGCTCACGCGGGGCGATTTCACCGCCGACATCCACGCCGACTTCCCGCCCGCTTATGTCGAACTCAAGAACAATTTCAATGCTGCGCTGACCTCGCTTCGCGGCCTGATCGGATCCGTGATGGAAAGCACATCGGCGATCACCACCGGCTCGACCGAGATCGCGCAGGCATCAGAAGACCTGGCTCGCCGCACGGAAGCCAATGCCGCGAGCCTCGAACAGACCAGCGCAGCGGTATCCCAGATCGAAGGGCGACTGAAGTCGACTGCCGGGGCTGCCGAGCGCACCGTCACCCGTGCCGATGGCGCGATCCAGAGCATCGCCACGGGTCGTGTCACGACGGGCGAAGCCGTCCAGGCGATGACTCGCGTGTCGGACAGCGCCAAGGGAATCGATTCAGTGATCGAAGGGCTGGACAAGATCGCCTTTCAGACCCGCGTCCTGGCGATGAACGCCGCAGTTGAAGCCGGGCGGGCGGGAGAGGCAGGTCGCGGCTTTGCCGTCGTCGCCGATCTCGTCTCCGCACTCGCGATGCGCGCGGAGGAAGAAGCCGGTCGCGCACGCGATCAGCTGACCGCGACGCAGAGCGACATCGGCGCGGCGGTTGAAATGGTGCAAAAGGTGGATGTCGCCTTCGCCGACATTTCCGACGATGTGGGCGAAGTGCATGTCCTGCTCGCCGAGATGGCCAGCGCCAATGAGGCCCAGGCCAGCGCCATCACCGAAATCAGCGGAGCGATCGGTGCGATGGACCAGGCGACCCAGCAAAACGCCGCGATGGTCGAGGAAACATCCGCGGCCGCACGCAGCCTGACCAACGAAGTGGGGACCCTGGCCGCCCAGGCCAGCCAGTTCAATGTCGGCCAGGCCGGATCTGCACCGCGCGTCCCTCCGGCCCCGCGCAGCGTCCGGGTCAACGCCCGGGATTCCGCTGCCACGCGGCATTGGGACCGGCCGGAGGCATTTGTCGATGCCGATGGATGGGCAACGCTCTGA
- the acnA gene encoding aconitate hydratase AcnA, translating to MTAIGQDSLGTRDTLTVGGKNYAYYSFAKAAEKLGDVSRLPFSMKVLLENMLRFEDGVTVSTEDAQAIVDWQKNPHSPEREIQYRPARVLMQDFTGVPCVVDLAAMRDAMNALGADADKINPQVPVHLVIDHSVMVDEFGTPKAFEDNVELEYQRNMERYDFLKWGSKSLDNFKVVPPGTGICHQVNLENIAQAVWSSADSNGEMIAYPDTCVGTDSHTTMVNGLGVLGWGVGGIEAEAAMLGQPVSMLIPEVIGFKFTGKLREGITATDLVLTCTQMLRAKGVVGRFVEYFGPGLASLSLADRATLANMAPEYGATCGFFGIDDKTLDYMRLTGRSDENVALVEAYAKAQGFWIDPSVDPVFTDVLELDLDTVEPSLAGPKRPQDKVRLSSVDDVFNADLSKLYKKDEPVRVAVEGRDHDIGDGDVVIAAITSCTNTSNPDVLVAAGLVAKKAVEKGLKPKPWVKTSLAPGSQVVTDYLEKAGLQDYLNQVGFNLVGYGCTTCIGNSGPLAEPISKAINGNDIVAASVLSGNRNFEGRVSPDVRANFLASPPLVVAYALKGTVTQDFVATPIGTGSDGQDVYLKDIWPSNEEVRSVIDGAISRDMFVSRYSTVFTGDARWQAIDVTGSATYSWRAGSTYVANPPYFEGLTMTPAPVADIIEAKPLAIFGDSITTDHISPAGSIKADSPAGKWLMEHQVSKADFNSYGARRGHHEVMMRGTFANIRIKNQMLDGVEGGMTSYEGEVMPIYDAAMRHKADGTPLVVIGGKEYGTGSSRDWAAKGTNLLGVRAVIVESFERIHRSNLVGMGVLPLQFAEGVTRETLGLKGDETFTITGVSQLRPRQDVTVKLTRADGSTETFQTRCRIDTVNELDYFLNGGILQYVLRKLAA from the coding sequence ATGACAGCCATCGGCCAGGACAGCCTCGGGACGCGCGACACGCTCACCGTCGGCGGCAAGAACTATGCCTATTACAGCTTCGCCAAAGCGGCCGAGAAGCTCGGCGACGTCAGCCGCCTCCCCTTCAGCATGAAGGTGCTGCTGGAGAACATGCTGCGCTTCGAGGACGGCGTGACCGTCAGCACCGAGGACGCGCAGGCGATCGTCGACTGGCAGAAGAACCCGCATTCGCCCGAGCGCGAGATCCAGTATCGCCCCGCGCGCGTGCTGATGCAGGATTTCACCGGCGTTCCCTGCGTCGTCGATCTCGCCGCGATGCGCGACGCGATGAACGCGCTTGGCGCCGACGCGGACAAGATCAACCCGCAGGTCCCCGTTCACCTCGTCATCGATCACTCGGTGATGGTCGACGAATTCGGCACGCCAAAGGCGTTTGAGGACAATGTCGAGCTTGAATATCAGCGCAACATGGAGCGCTACGACTTCCTCAAATGGGGCAGCAAGTCGCTCGACAATTTCAAGGTCGTCCCTCCCGGCACCGGCATCTGCCACCAGGTGAACCTCGAAAATATCGCGCAGGCGGTCTGGTCGTCGGCGGATTCGAACGGCGAGATGATCGCCTATCCCGACACCTGCGTCGGCACCGACAGCCACACCACGATGGTCAACGGCCTCGGCGTGCTCGGCTGGGGCGTCGGCGGGATCGAGGCGGAGGCCGCGATGCTCGGGCAGCCGGTCTCGATGCTCATTCCCGAAGTCATCGGCTTCAAGTTCACCGGCAAGCTGCGCGAAGGCATCACCGCCACCGATCTGGTGCTGACCTGCACCCAGATGCTGCGCGCCAAGGGCGTGGTCGGCCGCTTCGTCGAATATTTCGGCCCGGGCCTCGCCTCGCTCAGCCTCGCCGACCGCGCGACGCTCGCCAACATGGCGCCCGAATATGGCGCGACCTGCGGCTTCTTCGGCATCGACGACAAGACGCTCGATTACATGCGCCTCACCGGCCGCAGCGACGAGAATGTCGCGCTGGTCGAGGCCTATGCCAAGGCGCAGGGCTTCTGGATCGATCCGTCGGTCGACCCGGTGTTCACCGACGTCCTCGAACTCGACCTCGACACGGTCGAGCCGTCGCTCGCCGGTCCCAAGCGCCCGCAGGACAAGGTGCGCCTGTCCAGCGTCGACGACGTGTTCAACGCCGATCTCAGCAAGCTCTACAAGAAGGACGAGCCGGTCCGCGTCGCGGTCGAGGGACGTGACCATGACATCGGCGACGGCGATGTCGTTATCGCCGCGATCACCAGCTGCACCAACACCTCGAACCCCGATGTGCTCGTCGCCGCCGGCCTCGTCGCCAAGAAGGCGGTCGAAAAGGGGCTGAAGCCCAAGCCGTGGGTCAAGACCTCGCTCGCGCCGGGCTCGCAGGTCGTGACCGACTATCTGGAGAAGGCGGGCCTTCAGGATTACCTCAACCAGGTCGGCTTCAACCTGGTCGGCTATGGCTGCACCACCTGCATCGGCAACTCCGGCCCGCTGGCCGAACCGATCAGCAAGGCGATCAACGGCAACGACATCGTCGCCGCCAGCGTCCTTTCGGGCAACCGCAACTTCGAAGGGCGCGTGTCGCCCGACGTGCGTGCCAACTTCCTGGCCAGCCCCCCGCTGGTCGTCGCCTATGCGCTCAAGGGCACGGTGACGCAGGACTTCGTCGCCACGCCGATCGGCACCGGCAGCGACGGTCAGGACGTGTACCTCAAGGACATCTGGCCCTCGAACGAAGAGGTGCGCTCGGTGATCGATGGCGCGATCAGCCGCGACATGTTCGTGTCGCGCTATTCGACGGTGTTTACCGGCGACGCGCGTTGGCAGGCGATCGACGTCACCGGGTCGGCCACCTATAGCTGGCGCGCCGGATCGACCTATGTCGCCAACCCGCCCTATTTCGAAGGGCTGACGATGACCCCGGCGCCGGTCGCCGACATCATCGAGGCGAAGCCGCTGGCGATCTTTGGCGATTCGATCACCACCGATCACATCTCGCCCGCCGGCTCGATCAAGGCCGACAGCCCGGCCGGCAAGTGGCTGATGGAGCATCAGGTCAGCAAGGCCGACTTCAACAGCTACGGCGCGCGCCGCGGCCATCACGAGGTGATGATGCGCGGCACCTTCGCCAATATCCGCATCAAGAACCAGATGCTGGACGGCGTCGAGGGCGGCATGACCAGCTATGAAGGCGAAGTCATGCCGATCTATGACGCGGCGATGCGCCACAAGGCGGACGGCACCCCGCTGGTCGTCATCGGCGGCAAGGAATATGGCACCGGTTCGTCGCGCGACTGGGCGGCGAAGGGCACCAACCTGCTCGGCGTGCGCGCGGTGATCGTCGAGAGCTTCGAGCGCATCCACCGCTCGAACCTGGTCGGCATGGGCGTGCTTCCGCTTCAGTTCGCCGAGGGCGTGACGCGCGAGACGCTGGGGCTGAAGGGCGACGAGACCTTCACCATCACCGGCGTGTCGCAGTTGCGTCCCCGCCAGGACGTGACGGTCAAGCTGACCCGCGCCGACGGCTCGACCGAGACGTTCCAGACCCGCTGCCGGATCGATACCGTCAACGAACTGGACTATTTCCTCAACGGCGGCATCCTTCAGTACGTGCTGCGGAAACTCGCGGCCTGA
- a CDS encoding putative quinol monooxygenase produces the protein MVARRQALAGGVAIAMLGSVPARAFGKMAMFGLIGKMRAQPGKRGDLIAILLDGTAAMPGCRAYIVAEDAEEDDAIWITEVWDSAESHAASLKLPAVQAAIAKGRPLIAGFDSQVKTRVIGGAGL, from the coding sequence ATGGTCGCGCGCAGGCAGGCGCTGGCCGGAGGCGTGGCGATCGCCATGCTCGGATCGGTGCCTGCCCGTGCTTTCGGAAAAATGGCGATGTTCGGACTGATCGGCAAGATGCGGGCCCAGCCGGGCAAGCGGGGAGACCTGATCGCGATCCTGCTCGACGGTACGGCGGCAATGCCGGGCTGCCGGGCCTATATCGTCGCGGAAGACGCCGAAGAGGACGATGCGATCTGGATCACCGAGGTCTGGGACAGTGCGGAGAGCCATGCAGCATCGCTCAAGCTGCCCGCAGTCCAGGCGGCGATCGCCAAGGGCCGTCCGCTGATCGCCGGCTTCGACAGCCAGGTGAAAACCCGAGTGATCGGCGGGGCCGGACTGTGA
- the hslU gene encoding ATP-dependent protease ATPase subunit HslU, producing the protein MNDTLTPKAIVAALDAHIIGQRDAKRAVAVALRNRWRRQQLSADLRDEVTPKNILMIGPTGCGKTEISRRLAKLADAPFVKIEATKFTEVGYVGRDVEQIARDLVEEAIRLEKERRRNAVKDKAEAAAMTRLLDALTGKDASQATREAFRERLNAGHLDNTEIEIEIEASGGMPFEIPGAGPQMINLGEMMKGLGGPQLKRRKMNVHAAWAKLVEEEADKRLDQDDVARVALADAEANGIVFLDEIDKIAVSDVRGGSVSREGVQRDLLPLIEGTTVATKYGPMKTDHILFIASGAFHVAKPSDLLPELQGRLPIRVELKGLTEDDFVAILSDTKASLPEQYRALIGTEGVDVSFTDDAIRAIARIAAEVNGQVENIGARRLQTVMEKLLEEVSFDAEDRAGSALVVDAAYVDRQLADIARNTDLSRYVL; encoded by the coding sequence ATGAACGACACCCTGACCCCCAAAGCCATCGTCGCCGCGCTCGACGCCCATATCATCGGCCAGCGCGACGCCAAGCGCGCCGTCGCGGTCGCACTGCGCAACCGCTGGCGCCGTCAGCAGCTCAGCGCCGACCTGCGCGACGAGGTGACGCCCAAGAATATCCTGATGATCGGCCCGACCGGCTGCGGCAAGACCGAGATCAGCCGCCGCCTCGCGAAGCTCGCCGACGCCCCATTCGTCAAGATCGAGGCGACCAAGTTCACCGAGGTCGGTTATGTTGGCCGCGATGTCGAACAGATCGCCCGCGACCTGGTCGAGGAGGCGATCCGCCTCGAAAAGGAACGCCGCCGCAATGCGGTGAAGGACAAGGCCGAGGCTGCGGCGATGACCCGTCTGCTCGACGCGCTGACCGGCAAGGATGCCTCGCAAGCCACCCGCGAGGCGTTCCGCGAACGGCTGAACGCCGGGCATCTCGACAATACGGAGATCGAGATCGAGATCGAGGCGTCGGGCGGTATGCCGTTCGAAATCCCCGGCGCCGGGCCGCAGATGATCAATCTGGGCGAGATGATGAAGGGGCTTGGCGGCCCGCAATTGAAGCGCCGCAAGATGAACGTCCACGCCGCCTGGGCCAAGCTGGTCGAGGAAGAGGCCGACAAGCGCCTCGATCAGGACGATGTCGCCCGCGTCGCGCTGGCCGATGCCGAGGCGAACGGCATCGTCTTCCTCGACGAGATCGACAAGATCGCCGTCAGCGACGTGCGCGGCGGCAGCGTCAGCCGCGAGGGCGTCCAGCGCGACCTGCTCCCGCTGATCGAGGGGACGACGGTCGCCACCAAATACGGCCCGATGAAGACCGACCACATCCTGTTCATCGCGTCCGGCGCCTTCCATGTCGCCAAGCCCAGCGATCTGCTGCCCGAACTCCAGGGCCGCCTGCCGATCCGCGTCGAGCTCAAGGGGCTGACCGAGGATGATTTCGTCGCGATCCTCTCGGACACCAAGGCGTCGCTGCCCGAACAATATCGCGCGCTGATCGGCACCGAGGGGGTGGACGTCAGCTTCACCGACGACGCGATCCGCGCGATCGCCCGGATTGCGGCGGAGGTGAACGGCCAGGTCGAGAATATCGGCGCCCGCCGTCTCCAGACGGTGATGGAAAAGCTGCTCGAGGAAGTCAGCTTCGATGCCGAGGATCGCGCAGGATCGGCACTGGTGGTCGATGCCGCCTATGTCGATCGTCAGCTCGCCGACATCGCCCGCAATACCGATCTCAGCCGCTACGTGCTGTGA